From Toxorhynchites rutilus septentrionalis strain SRP chromosome 2, ASM2978413v1, whole genome shotgun sequence, a single genomic window includes:
- the LOC129765391 gene encoding glutactin-like isoform X1: MIFLFLLALTMTSRIGKVRSILDDSTLLIELPRLGTLQGSTTVNAFSGRQIVQFLGIKYAETTSGEHRFKPPRKALPWKGTRNVTQHGLPCPQLKLISQFPVSLADVEDCLTLSVYTKLLTKIPVMVFIHGGGFYQGSAANQTAELLLEKNVVLVVVQYRLGPLGFASLKTEGMPGNVGLMDIKMALEWVQDNIAQFGGDPDNVTLFGQSAGAAAISALMYSPQVPAKLFHKVILQSGASSAPWVWDKDPTEHVRDIAAIAGCDPSAGKGRKIEMPLREAERCFRRLDVWTLLRSFDEHKTHTFESKSLMDVGGNRLTVGDYHGFLPQTPWELIKEKRIPRNVPMMAGVVKHEGTFLLTSIYDILKRKKLLDDPNFVKYEMLETINKLLGIDDPTGMLTGYQIKSLFTLSELSSGKFEEMTDGLTDLAGSMLVKAPLLREAQANGIVNPNKTFLYSFDYRGEQTRFGYGADTSHYPFDGGVHHSDDLLYLFPYPPGQPELNEDDARMSRLMVDLWTSFATNGVPRSEALGIEWEPMREYAGPYLHIDKNPRLGSSFYDEFSVASDEKKAKMQ, translated from the exons atgattttcttatttttgctaGCTCTGACGATGACTTCGCGAATTGGCAAAGTTCGGTCTATTCTAGATGATAGCACACTACTAATCGAGCTCCCCAGGCTGGGAACATTACAAGGCTCGACTACAGTCAATGCATTCAGTGGAAGGCAAATCGTGCAATTTCTTGGCATCAAATATGCCGAAACAACCTCCGGCGAGCATCGGTTCAAG CCTCCCCGGAAAGCATTGCCTTGGAAAGGAACTCGAAATGTGACTCAGCATGGACTGCCTTGTCCGCAGTTGAAACTGATCTCGCAGTTTCCCGTATCATTGGCGGATGTGGAAGATTGCTTAACGCTATCTGTGTACACAAAA CTCTTAACCAAAATCCCCGTTATGGTCTTCATTCACGGAGGTGGTTTCTATCAAGGATCCGCGGCAAATCAAACTGCGGAGCTGCTGCTGGAGAAAAATGTTGTGCTGGTGGTGGTTCAATACAGACTCGGTCCATTGGGTTTCGCATCACTGAAAACGGAGGGCATGCCGGGAAACGTTGGATTGATGGATATAAAAATGGCCCTGGAATGGGTGCAAGATAATATCGCACAATTTGGAGGCGATCCCGACAACGTCACACTGTTTGGACAATCTGCTGGCGCGGCAGCGATTTCCGCCTTGATGTACAGCCCACAAGTACCGGCGAAGCTCTTCCACAAAGTGATCCTGCAGTCTGGTGCCTCCAGTGCGCCATGGGTTTGGGATAAAGACCCGACCGAACATGTGAGGGATATTGCTGCTATTGCGGGTTGTGACCCGAGTGCGGGAAAAGGTCGAAAG ATTGAAATGCCCCTCCGGGAAGCCGAGCGCTGTTTCCGTAGGTTGGACGTATGGACACTGTTGAGGAGCTTCGATGAACACAAGACCCATACATTTGAATCAAAAAGCCTAATGGATGTCGGGGGCAATCGACTTACCGTTGGGGACTATCACGGTTTCCTTCCCCAAACACCATGGGAATTGATTAAAGAAAAGAGAATCCCGCGGAACGTTCCAATGATGGCCGGAGTGGTTAAACACGAGGGAACATTTCTACTCACTTCAATTTATGACATTCTAAAGCGCAAAAAATTACTAGATGATCCAAATTTTGTTAAATACGAAATGTTagaaaccatcaataagctGCTGGGGATCGATGACCCGACAGGAATGCTTACTGGCTATCAGATTAAATCCTTGTTCACACTGTCGGAATTATCAAgtggaaaatttgaagaaatgacAGACGGTCTAACGGAT CTCGCCGGAAGCATGTTGGTCAAGGCACCACTTCTTCGAGAAGCCCAAGCAAATGGCATTGTTAATCCAAACAAAACATTCCTTTATTCGTTCGATTATCGCGGGGAACAAACGCGGTTCGGATATGGAGCAGATACCTCGCATTATCCATTCGACGGTGGAGTGCATCATTCGGACGATTTGTTGTACCTGTTCCCTTATCCACCGGGACAACCAGAACTAAATGAGGATGACGCCAGAATGTCCCGTCTGATGGTGGATTTGTGGACGAGCTTCGCCACCAACGGTGTTCCACGGAGCGAAGCACTCGGCATCGAATGGGAACCGATGAGAG AATATGCTGGTCCATATCTTCACATTGATAAGAATCCTCGATTAGGTTCGAGTTTTTACGATGAATTTTCAGTAGCTAGTGATGAgaaaaaggcgaaaatgcaatga
- the LOC129765391 gene encoding glutactin-like isoform X2, with the protein MTSRIGKVRSILDDSTLLIELPRLGTLQGSTTVNAFSGRQIVQFLGIKYAETTSGEHRFKPPRKALPWKGTRNVTQHGLPCPQLKLISQFPVSLADVEDCLTLSVYTKLLTKIPVMVFIHGGGFYQGSAANQTAELLLEKNVVLVVVQYRLGPLGFASLKTEGMPGNVGLMDIKMALEWVQDNIAQFGGDPDNVTLFGQSAGAAAISALMYSPQVPAKLFHKVILQSGASSAPWVWDKDPTEHVRDIAAIAGCDPSAGKGRKIEMPLREAERCFRRLDVWTLLRSFDEHKTHTFESKSLMDVGGNRLTVGDYHGFLPQTPWELIKEKRIPRNVPMMAGVVKHEGTFLLTSIYDILKRKKLLDDPNFVKYEMLETINKLLGIDDPTGMLTGYQIKSLFTLSELSSGKFEEMTDGLTDLAGSMLVKAPLLREAQANGIVNPNKTFLYSFDYRGEQTRFGYGADTSHYPFDGGVHHSDDLLYLFPYPPGQPELNEDDARMSRLMVDLWTSFATNGVPRSEALGIEWEPMREYAGPYLHIDKNPRLGSSFYDEFSVASDEKKAKMQ; encoded by the exons ATGACTTCGCGAATTGGCAAAGTTCGGTCTATTCTAGATGATAGCACACTACTAATCGAGCTCCCCAGGCTGGGAACATTACAAGGCTCGACTACAGTCAATGCATTCAGTGGAAGGCAAATCGTGCAATTTCTTGGCATCAAATATGCCGAAACAACCTCCGGCGAGCATCGGTTCAAG CCTCCCCGGAAAGCATTGCCTTGGAAAGGAACTCGAAATGTGACTCAGCATGGACTGCCTTGTCCGCAGTTGAAACTGATCTCGCAGTTTCCCGTATCATTGGCGGATGTGGAAGATTGCTTAACGCTATCTGTGTACACAAAA CTCTTAACCAAAATCCCCGTTATGGTCTTCATTCACGGAGGTGGTTTCTATCAAGGATCCGCGGCAAATCAAACTGCGGAGCTGCTGCTGGAGAAAAATGTTGTGCTGGTGGTGGTTCAATACAGACTCGGTCCATTGGGTTTCGCATCACTGAAAACGGAGGGCATGCCGGGAAACGTTGGATTGATGGATATAAAAATGGCCCTGGAATGGGTGCAAGATAATATCGCACAATTTGGAGGCGATCCCGACAACGTCACACTGTTTGGACAATCTGCTGGCGCGGCAGCGATTTCCGCCTTGATGTACAGCCCACAAGTACCGGCGAAGCTCTTCCACAAAGTGATCCTGCAGTCTGGTGCCTCCAGTGCGCCATGGGTTTGGGATAAAGACCCGACCGAACATGTGAGGGATATTGCTGCTATTGCGGGTTGTGACCCGAGTGCGGGAAAAGGTCGAAAG ATTGAAATGCCCCTCCGGGAAGCCGAGCGCTGTTTCCGTAGGTTGGACGTATGGACACTGTTGAGGAGCTTCGATGAACACAAGACCCATACATTTGAATCAAAAAGCCTAATGGATGTCGGGGGCAATCGACTTACCGTTGGGGACTATCACGGTTTCCTTCCCCAAACACCATGGGAATTGATTAAAGAAAAGAGAATCCCGCGGAACGTTCCAATGATGGCCGGAGTGGTTAAACACGAGGGAACATTTCTACTCACTTCAATTTATGACATTCTAAAGCGCAAAAAATTACTAGATGATCCAAATTTTGTTAAATACGAAATGTTagaaaccatcaataagctGCTGGGGATCGATGACCCGACAGGAATGCTTACTGGCTATCAGATTAAATCCTTGTTCACACTGTCGGAATTATCAAgtggaaaatttgaagaaatgacAGACGGTCTAACGGAT CTCGCCGGAAGCATGTTGGTCAAGGCACCACTTCTTCGAGAAGCCCAAGCAAATGGCATTGTTAATCCAAACAAAACATTCCTTTATTCGTTCGATTATCGCGGGGAACAAACGCGGTTCGGATATGGAGCAGATACCTCGCATTATCCATTCGACGGTGGAGTGCATCATTCGGACGATTTGTTGTACCTGTTCCCTTATCCACCGGGACAACCAGAACTAAATGAGGATGACGCCAGAATGTCCCGTCTGATGGTGGATTTGTGGACGAGCTTCGCCACCAACGGTGTTCCACGGAGCGAAGCACTCGGCATCGAATGGGAACCGATGAGAG AATATGCTGGTCCATATCTTCACATTGATAAGAATCCTCGATTAGGTTCGAGTTTTTACGATGAATTTTCAGTAGCTAGTGATGAgaaaaaggcgaaaatgcaatga